The nucleotide sequence CGCCAGCTTCAAGGCCACCCGCCCGATGCGCTCACTGGCTTTCCTGGAGATCACCGCATCGGCAATGGCCACATCCAAGTAGCGCCGTTCCTGCTCCACGTAAAGGCCTTCGGTGTTCTCCCTCACGATGATGAGGTCCACCCCATCCCGGCTTCCCGGTATGGGCCGGCTTTTGGCGGGACGCACGTTGGCGTAAAGGTCCAGCCTGCGCCTGAGGTAGCGGATGGCCCCAAAGAAACCCGGCACCTTGCGGGTCGGGCTGGTGGCGGCGCCGAAGAGGGTGGCCTGGCAGGAAAGGATTTTTTCCACGGTTTCCTCGGGGACAGAAACCCCTCTTCGCTCAAAGGTCTCCCAGCCCGCCTCGGCCTCCACAAACTCTATGGGTAAGCCGGTGGCTTCCAGAACCTTCCTGGTCGCGGGCACCACCTCGTGGCCGATGCCGTCCCCTTCTATCAAGCAGATGCGGTACGCCATGTTGCCTCCGGACTTGGGAGCAAGCCCCCTTGGGAATATACACTACACCACTCTTGCCCATGGGGACGATGGCTTTCTGCTCTAGGCCCGTAGGGCAAGGAGGATGAGGACCCCAAGGAGCAGGGCCAAAACCCGTAAGGCTGCCTGGCGCCTGGGAAGCCGTCTCCCACTGGCCCTTAAGGCTCCTTCCACCACCACCCCGGCTATGCCCGCCAGGACGAAGAGGTCTCCTAAACTGGCCGCCTTGCGCAAAGGGGGAAGGGCGATAACATCCCCCAGGAAGGGGAGGCGGGTGGACTCGTCCAGGAGGGTATGGACGGCGTCGCCCCTGGTTTTTAGAAGGTCCTCCCAGCCCTCAATGCCCGCCTTTTTTAAGGCATCTAGGCTGACCGGCATGTGGCCTCCGTTGGCAAAGATAACCAGCGTATTCAAGGCTAGACCCAGGAGGACCAGGTAGAGGCTTTTCAGGTGCCGGTTCTGGTAAAGCCCATAGCCCACCAGTGCGAGGACCAGCGTCTTGGCCAAGGGGCCCGCCCACTCGGGCCGGAATAAACCGCGGTAGGTACCATAGGCCAAGCCCCCCTCCGCCAGGGCGGCCAGAAGGAAGGCCCAAGGGGTTCTAAGCTCTATTCCCCCGAGGTCCTTGGGTCTGGCTCCGAGGGCGAGGGCGAGGCCGATTCCGAATAGAGTTGCGGCAAGGTAGAGCGTGATAGGGGTCCCTCCTTTGCTTGCAGATAAGCTTCGCGGTCGCGCCACAAGGGGTTCGCGTGCCAAAGCTGGGTGAAGAGCTTGACCAGCTTGGGATCAAACTGGATGCCGGAAAGGTCCTGGATTTCCTTTAGGGCCTCCTCCGAGGGCTTGGCCTTGCGGTAGGGGCGGCCTGCGGTCATGGCCTCGTAGGCGTCGGCCAGGCCCACGATGCGGGCCTCCTCGGGGATCTCGTGCCCGGCAAGCCCCTTGGGGTAGCCGCGGCCGTCCCAGCGCTCGTGGTGGTGGAGGATTACGTTATAGACCAAAGGGCCGAAGGCCACCTTTTCTGCGGGCTTAAGGAGCTCCACCCCCTTGGTGGTGTGGCTTTGCACAATCTCGTACTCCCGGGGGGTGAGCTTATCCGGCTTCAGGAGGAGGGCTTCCGGAACGCCGATCTTGCCGATGTCGTGGAGCCGGGCGGCCCGGTAGATCTCTTGGGCCTTGGCCTCGTCCTGGTACAAAGCCCGCGCCATGTCAGAAGCAATGTCGGCCACGCGCTCGGAGTGCAGGCGGGTTTCCTTTTCCTTGGCCTCCAGGGCGTGCATGAGGACTTCTAGGGTGGCATCAAAGGCCTGCTCCAGCCGCACCTTCTCGTCCCAGTAGAAGCGGCTATAGTAAAGGGGTATCAGGAAAAAAAGAACCGTCCAGCCCCCCCAGCCGCCCAGAAGCGGGGTTTCGTAGGCCCGGGCTAGGAGGAGGGCCAGGGGGGAGAGGAGGAAATAGCTGACCGTAAGCCAACCGAAGTTTTTTCTCCATACCTCCCTTAAGGGGGTGCCGCTGGCCAGGTGGATAACCAAGGAGACCAAAGCGGTGTTAATCAAGAAGAAGGTGGTCGCCGCCAGGGCTATGCCCACCCCCGCGCTCAGGTCCAGGGTTCCCAGAAAGAGGCGGTTAGCCTGGAAAAACTGCCAGACCAGGGCCGCGGCCAGGGTGGCGAGGGCGTCTTGGGAGCGGTTGAAGAGCTGCTTGTACCAGGTATTGCCGCTATATTGGAATAGAAATACCCAAAGGGGGGCAAGCCAGGGGGGGGCGAGGACCACCAGGGCCAGGGCGAAGAGGAAAAGGTGGCTCATGCTGGCGTTTAGGGGCAGGCGGATCTCCACCCGCACGCTCCAGAAGACCAAAGCCGCCCAGAAGAGGAGGTCAAACCAGCTTAGGCCGGCTGGGGGAAGGCGGAAGCCGTAGCTTAGGGCCAGGTACCCTTCCAGGACCACGAAGCTGGCGAAGACCGCAAGGATATAGGCCAGCACCCGGGGTGGGGGCAGGTCCAGGCGGCGGAGCTTTTGCAGCATACTGGCCTAAGGATAGCACAAGGCCCCCACCCGGGGGCCAAAGAAAAAACGGCCAGCTTGTGGCCGTTTTTACTGCCAGTGCGCAGAAGCCCCTGCCGCCAGTCCCAAAGCCACCAGGGAGCCGAGAAGCGCCAGAACCTTAGCGATCAGCTTCTTCATCCTCATCCCTCCTTTTCGAAGCTTCCGGGGGGTTGGCCCCGTTTGCTTGTTTTTCACTTTAGAGGGGTTGGTCAATACTGTCAAGAGGGAAAGAATAGGTATGGAAAGGGAAAAAATAGCTATTGCCTCAACATTTTCTGGATGTATTCAGATTTTTACTACCCAGCTTAGCACATCCCTGGCCAGCTGGGTAGTACCCTGTTGGGTGAGGGGGAACCTTCCGGGTTTGGGGGGAATACAAGGCCTCAAAAAAACAAGGCGACTGCGGGGCCTAGGCCCTCACAGTCCACCAATGCACCAGCTTGAACACACCCCGCAAATTTCACCGGCAATACCCTAAAATAAAGGTTCTCTGCGCCGAAAAATGCTCTATCCGAATACCCACCCGGAATCTAAAGGGGTTTCCCGCAGGTTCCCACCTCCTTGGCCTTCAGTATAGCAGGCACAGCTAGGGGGAGGATGGGAGGAAGCGGAAGTTCTTGCCGCAAGGAAGCCTTAGGGGGTATTTGGGAAGGTGTCATGCTGGGGTGCTCCTTTTGCTACCATAAGCAAATGCGCATCCTGGCCATAGATCACGTACAGATCGCCATGCCTCCGGGTGGCGAAGAACGTGCACGGGCCTTTTACCGTGGGGTGCTGGGGCTTAGCGAAGTCCCAAAGCCAGCCAACCTCGCTCACCGGGGTGGGGTGTGGTTTGAGGAGGGTCCGGTGAGGATCCATCTGGGGGTGGAGGAGGAATTTCGTCCCGCCAGGAAGGCCCATGTGGCCTTGGTCACCGACGATCTAGCGGCGGTGGTGGCCCG is from Thermus albus and encodes:
- a CDS encoding DUF5317 domain-containing protein; its protein translation is MAYGTYRGLFRPEWAGPLAKTLVLALVGYGLYQNRHLKSLYLVLLGLALNTLVIFANGGHMPVSLDALKKAGIEGWEDLLKTRGDAVHTLLDESTRLPFLGDVIALPPLRKAASLGDLFVLAGIAGVVVEGALRASGRRLPRRQAALRVLALLLGVLILLALRA
- a CDS encoding HD-GYP domain-containing protein, whose product is MLQKLRRLDLPPPRVLAYILAVFASFVVLEGYLALSYGFRLPPAGLSWFDLLFWAALVFWSVRVEIRLPLNASMSHLFLFALALVVLAPPWLAPLWVFLFQYSGNTWYKQLFNRSQDALATLAAALVWQFFQANRLFLGTLDLSAGVGIALAATTFFLINTALVSLVIHLASGTPLREVWRKNFGWLTVSYFLLSPLALLLARAYETPLLGGWGGWTVLFFLIPLYYSRFYWDEKVRLEQAFDATLEVLMHALEAKEKETRLHSERVADIASDMARALYQDEAKAQEIYRAARLHDIGKIGVPEALLLKPDKLTPREYEIVQSHTTKGVELLKPAEKVAFGPLVYNVILHHHERWDGRGYPKGLAGHEIPEEARIVGLADAYEAMTAGRPYRKAKPSEEALKEIQDLSGIQFDPKLVKLFTQLWHANPLWRDREAYLQAKEGPLSRSTLPQLYSESASPSPSEPDPRTSGE
- a CDS encoding VOC family protein: MRILAIDHVQIAMPPGGEERARAFYRGVLGLSEVPKPANLAHRGGVWFEEGPVRIHLGVEEEFRPARKAHVALVTDDLAAVVARCQQAGYPVFSDQPPLEGYRRVHILDPFGNRLEIMEIVAEPGS